CAGAAGTTTAAACTCCATAAGCGATTTTTATGCACCAAGTGCATTCGGACCTGCCAGCGAAGAAAAACAGAACCAAGCGGAAAGGAAAGGAGAGAAAAGAACAGAGCCGAACAGAGCTGAAAGACCAAAGACAAATTCCTGCGTTTTTCCAGGAATTCACTCAATAAACTCAAACAAAACCCAAACATTTAACAAACGAGCCCcggccacatccacatccacgtccACATGCACATCCACAGCCCAGCCAGACGACGGCGAAGATGCTGACCAAGACGGAAGGcggagatggagatggggatggggaCGGGGGCCTCGAGCGGGGAGCTCTGATGGTGATGGGGCACGGGGCTACGAGGACGGGACGACGACGACGCGAAGCGCTGagcaaaacacaaaataaaccaaaaagcAGGCAAGGAATTTCAAGCAAGAACACCACGGTGTTGTCGCACTCCACGAACTTGGAGCTGTGAATGTGCGGCGGTCATAGACCAGAGGGATTGCTATCAGACCCAGAAATACCCTTCGTGGGGCAGAGGCCCTGATCATATCAATCCTTAACCCCTGCTGAACAATATGTTtaaccaatttttattaaatagcaTTAAAATGGCTTGAAATATGCTAAGAAAATGCACACTTGAGATGCAAACCGTCTGGtaattttagtttagtttagttttagtttgGGCTCCCAGGTGCTTAATGAACCCAGCCTTTGGGGAACTCAAAGCTTCCTAGGGCTGGGGTGTCAGCTTGTGGTGCATTGCCGAAAAGGAGacggcaggagcaggagcacaATCAGGAGTTGGGGAGGTGCTTCGGGTTCGGGGCATTCTGGGCTCTCTAGTGGGCGAGCAGAGGCAGGATGGCGGATCCCATGGCTGTTTGGCTGCATTCCGAGTCACACAGCACCAAACAGAATCGAACCGAAGAGCAGAAAGAAGTGGAATCAGTGGAAGCAGCCAAACCTAATCCGACGACGACGACCCAACTCCGATGAGATGGGGAGTTGTCGTGCCAGGAGAAACAGGAGAAGCTGCCAGCAGCACAAGGTTTAGCTGCTATGCACTGCTGGAAAGATTGTGCAGTTCCaagcatattttaaaaaacaaatttcctTTATTATGGCTTTTAGGGATATTTTattgttcaaaatatttcatttatttcaaataaaaaccacAGTTTTGAAAGTTAAAACTATGTTATTTGTTACAAATACTtaagaaacagaaaaaaaacttCAAATCAGACTATCCGtacaagtaaaataaaaaattataaataaaaatatttgatctTTCCTTGAAATCTTTAGTCCTTCGAAAGTTTATTCAAGCTCTTGATAACCTTATGGTACTAAACTACGCATTTTGCCTCAGTGTAATGGCGCTGGCGCTGCTGGTGCGGTACTTTTGCTGCCGCCGCTTCTAAAAACTCctctaaaaattatttattaacatGGTAGAAATTCGCAAACAGGTTAAAACGACCAATCAAAGcggcaagaacaacaacagcaaaagcGGCGGCAGCCAAAGACCCAAAGTGCAGATAATATTAAAAGGCAGTCAGGCAGCCAGCCGGAATTGCACGAGGATCGAGGGACCGGGGATGGGGCACCTgggggaggaggaggtgggtgaggcggaggaggaggaggagctttGGCCCGACTTCCAAGCCAGACACATTTCGAAAAGGGCCAACACGAAATTCCAGGGGAGTCGTTGACTCGCCTTCGCTTGGTTACTTTTCTTGGGAAAGTTTTTGTTGAAAGTTGGACAGTAACTGAATTTTGccgtttttgttatttgttttttagttcGCTTTTCTGCAACCGCCAGAGAGCCAAGTTGGGCTGTGCGATAAGGTGGCATAGAGCAGAGCAAACAAGCCTTGTAGGTGGTAATCAATGGAGTTGCACCTCCGAAGAGGTCTGCGCAGGGGCTCGGGGAATTCCAAAGTGCACGGGAGAATTTGCATTATTTTAGGTCTTACGATTTTTCTTAACCAGTGCTATGAGTGGTCTACTTTTATGTTGGCAGCCCATGAAAAATTGTTGTTAATTCCCTGATTTCTTTAAAGAATGGAATGCTAATATATCCGGGTCATTTCTCTAACTGATCAGGAGGTACAAAGATCGGTACAAAAACGTATTCAGAGAGTAAATTCctcaaacatttttgtaagTAAGACTGATTGGCGCAGAATTATTtgataaatgtatttaatggCATTATCAATTTCTTCGGCTGGAACTTATTTTGGGAAATTCCTCTTCCTGGAAGTCGCAGGTTTGCCATTCCCGACCAgcgaacaaaaaatacaaacgaACACAAACAACCGATTTGACAACCGGAATGCTCGGAATTTCAGGATCCCATTCCCATCCCTTCCATAGAAATTCGACCTCAAGCCGGCTTGTGCCCAACGCTAAATTGGGCTTTATTTATAGCCAAATCGAATGGAATTGCCAAATGCCAATGCCAGGCGCAGCCAATTCAGTTTcttgcatttaaaaattaataaatgcttTTGGTAACGAATCGGTTGGAAACCACATTGTCAATTATCTAAGCTGGAGTTGAAATAATTAGATATGTGATGTTGTTTTTCTCTGAGCTTtctctttaaataaataatacaatcgTTAAATGCAACACATTCAAATTTCCCGCCAAATAGTTTTACAATGTGGCGCCACCTGGTAGTGTTTAGCGGAGAACTATAAGCGGAGACACACACCCCTGGCGCAGGTACCACTACAATCCGCCAGGTGGAGCAGTTGATTATTGATAAATGTGTAGTCACGCATTTCTCAACACTGGATTTGGCGCGCCATTTTCAAAACGTAGGCAACTAGCAGGAGAACCCGATCTTATCTTGAGCACAAGTGTTAGTATGGCGGCGTAATCAGTGCAGATTGCAAATCGATACTAATTTGACAGCATGAAACCAGAGATAACCGCACGCAGACACCGCGCCATTTTAATCCGGCTCGACACACACACCCCGATGCTCCGGGGTCCGATTCGAATCTATATCTATTCGATCCGAGCGCACAGAAGCCCTCGGAGTCGGAATCTGGGGGCAACAGCTGCTGGTGATAACGAGGCGGATCGGCTTTCACACAAAACAATAACAGAATGGCCGCAGCTCACGTAGTTCGCCGGCATAGTTCAGTCGCCAACATTCGACGAGAGTCGAAAGTCAAGAGTTCTGGAGCGGATTTCGAACGATTCTAGGTGCCGATACTTAGCCGAGCCCGGAGATGCGCAGCCTCAGCCGCTTCCGCCTCATCACCTTCGATGTGACCAACACACTGCTCCAGTTCCGAACCACCCCCGGCAAGCAGTACGGGGAAATCGGAGCCCTCTTCGGAGCCAGATGCGACAACAACGAGCTGGCCAAGAACTTCAAGGCCAACTGGTGGGCAGTACAATACGCTACTTAATCAGGATGGCACTGAGACGTATTTCTAGGTACAAGATGAACCGGGATTACCCCAACTTTGGACGCAGCACCCCCCAGATGGAGTGGCAGAACTGGTGGCGTAAGCTGATAGAAGGTGAGTGTTTGTCTGCTCGGTGATAAACAGCCCGGCGTGTTCCAAAGTGCATTCGACACAATCTCTGCTAAGTGCGATTAGTATCCGCAACTCTTCTCGACGAAAAGCAGGAAAACCACTTCTGCTTGTAGCTCCGAACGAACTATTAGAGAAGAATTGTTGATTTCTGAGTTGTCTACGTTTGTAATGGTTTTTTTATGGAATTTATTGGTTTAATCTTTTTCCAAAAGAGCATTTGTTTCGGGATTTGTTTCGCTAAATAAATCAAGGAATTTTAAGAAACTTATTTTTCAGATATATTAATAatgtttaacaaataaaacacaCTTGCAAGGCTAATAGGCTCTCACACAAGCGTAAAACTGGATTCTGCtaatttattgttaattaGAACCGTCATAAACTCTTTCACAACATCTCTGAGGTTCTACTAGACCATTCAAATATATCAGTTTTGGTAGACAATTCATCCTCTATAATCCACACCCACAGGTACGTTTTCGGAGAGCGGGGCCGCCATTCCGGACGAGAAGCTGCAGAACTTTTCCAACCACCTCATCGAGCTGTACAAGACCTCCATTTGCTGGCAGCCCTGCAACGGCAGCGTGgaactgctgcagcagctccgCAAGGACCTGAAGCCGGACAAGTGCAAGTTGGGGGTGATAGCCAACTTCGATCCCCGCCTGCCGGCGCTGCTGCAGAACACCAAGTTGGACCAGTACCTGGACTTCGCGGTCAACTCGTACGAGGTGGAGGCCGAGAAGCCCGACGCACAGATCTTCCACAAGGCGATGGAGAGGGCGGGCCTGGACAACCTGCGGCCGGAGGAGTGTCTGCACATCGGGGACGGGCCCACCACGGACTACTTGGCCGCCAAGGAGTTGGGCTGGCACTCGGCGCTGGTGCACGAGAAGAGCTACGCCTACCTGGTCAAGAAGTACGGCGAGGACATCGACCGGGATCACGTCTTCCCCAGCCTGTACGACTTCCACAAAAAGGTCTCGGACGGAGCGGTGGTCTGGTGATCCattgaacatatattaaaGTAGCAGCGCCAAATGACACCACTTCCCGCGATTCTTGATTCTTGAACTATTGGTGGACGTGTTTCTAAGGGGGTTGAACGAATTTGATTTGGGAATACTATTCAGTGGAATATTTATAGCTCGAGTGGGGCTCCTTCTTCAGAATAAGTACTTACCTAAGATGCACTCCGACCTTTTAGTTTGGGCAGGAACAAGCATTACATTCTCCTGGTAGAAAGAAAGGTCAACCCGTCTAAAGTTGTTTACATGGTAAGCAACAAGTTAAGTAAACATCTGGCCCATCCACACACCTGATGATGGGTCTGCGTTTCCACCACAATCGATAATAGTGGCGATTTAAGTCCATTCGATTGGTTAACGTAAGCGTAATGAAGCCCCGTAAAGAGTTTTCTTTGATTGTGTGGTATTTCTGCTGTTCTAAATGGTTTTCTTGTTTCCAGCTGTgttattaaaaccaaaattaGTCATGAATTAATGATCGAAATTTAAGCTATTCCCCCGCCTTAACGAATTTCACCTCACACTAAGTTAGCCCAGAGAACAACCATTTGTTTTTGATATGTAAACTGGTAGTATGCAAACTATTCTACCTGTTGGTCTTAATATTGGTTGCTGTACTATAAagataatttatatttttacccaGTATCGCCCGCCAAACTACGTACTTTTGCTTTGTATAACAAAACAATTATATGAAGAGGtaaataaacttataaacAAACAACTGATTATCTGTGATGGGGGAACACTCTTATCTTATCCTGTCAaacatttgtttatatttggcAGGCAAAAAATCGTTATCACTGAAAAAGTACTTTGGCTGATTGGAAAGTGCTTCAGTTGGATCAGGTGAGTGCGGAATCCTGGCCTTCATAAGATTCAAAAGCCGCTAATCAGGGGCAGTTAAGAATAGAGGGTAAAGGCAGTTTAGTAGATCCGGAAAATAATAGGATAAGGGTTCAAACAGATcaataaatgaattgaaatCATCATAAGGAGTCCATTATAAATGCTAGCTCCTTTGTTATAACATTTGTAATCATCATCGTTTTCAatgttataatattatatcatTTGATGGAATAGGTTTCAATCAGAGTAACTCCCATACATATGAATAATTCGCATAGTTTTGCATGGTTTTAAAGAACAGTTTCTCCTTCTGGTCTCATTCATTGGATAGTATTTCCAGTATATCTACTACTGAAAATATGAAGTGGTATCAGAATAATGACATCTAGTTTTATTAGTTAAAGTTTATCAATATTTCCCTGGGTGTCATGTTCTCAATAAAAGCCATACGAAGTTGAGAGCGTAAGTAAGGGGTATCTCGTGGCCGGGACGCAATGGAATTTCGTGCGTGTTCTCCGACTGTGGAGAGCCGTTTCTCTTCGGCACTAACAGTCTCTCCGCTTCCTCTCTTAGCTCTGAATTCATCCACTTTTAAGTGGCGCAGCCCCGTCGGAACTGGCGTCAGTTGCTCACCTCCCACGGAACGGAACAGAACGGAACGCCGCGACGCAGCGGCGAGATACAGTACACTTTATCGCCAGCAAAAGCCAAACATTCTGAACGCAGATGCGAATGCGGCCGTGGATGCGGACTTCAGCTAGTTTGTTTACCCATTTGCGTGCGACACTCGCCTTGGGCCAAGTTGGAGCCGTTTTCCAGTTTGCATTATTGTAATTAGCCCGCCCGTCGGGACTGCGAAACGAaacgaataaaaataaaacgcagAATAATTGCGCTGGAAATAATGTGCGCGGCTAAGAGCGCTAACGTAACGGCTAAATAATAGTAGAAAGTTTTATTGTTATCTTCTCTTCTGAGCCGCAGCTGCCAAAAGCCGAACGACCATAGCAAAACTTCGAATTTTGCGTGTGAACAGAAAAGAAATCCGCTTTCGGCCCGTATCTTTCGGCTTGTGCGGTTGTGTGTGCCTAGCTTACAGAATTGGCAACGTTTAGACGCTGCTCAGTCAACAAACCCATATAAATAAGATACGCCGCAGCCAAAATACAAACAGAACCAAAACAGCACCAAAATGTCCGGCCCCCTGCCCGAAATCAGCGAGGAGCAGCGTGCGATATTGGAGCAGGTGAGAATCAGAATTTACGGTCAGGGATTCCCCTTGGAGTACCTTAGGGGGCACCTGAAGGTATTTATCGGGTAGTCTATAAGGATAGAGCTCCAAAACGAGCTAATCATTACCCACTACGCTGGACCCCATGGCATAGTTTCCTTCTAAAAGAACTCTCCGGGGAGAAATTTAGAGCTATGAATTTATTTCCCAGTCTTTGGAAACACTCAAGAAAACTAATTTCATTTGTTCTTAGCCAAATGTTTAAAGGTTTCAAAGAAAATGTTTCTAAAGACAATACAATCTAAAaggccaaaaatatattaaactataatatatagataaatatttatgaacttATCTTAGGAATCCCGATTTTGGAAATAGAAATTGACTACTTCAATAGCATGTTTTAAGCTCGCTTAATCGCAATCGAGAGTTTTCCAATTGGCAAGCCAGATTGATGGATGTTCCTAGCAAACTAAAACAGAACAGTCATCGTGCGCTCAGCAAAGCTTCGACGCCTGGTTATGAAAATGAGCAATGGCTCGGTTGATTTCCTCTTCGGATATTGGCTAATTTCAGCAGGCTTTAAACCACTGTTTTTAAactgccgcagcagcagctgccaaAGTAGCAACAACTGCAACTTATTTCGGTGGATTTATTCTCCTGACCGAGCAGTAGCCAAAGATGTGGGTTGTTAATGGGGAATTTAAGATATAATGGTCAGAAAAAGTTGGTCTCTGGGGAATTCTTTCGAATCATGTTTTTTGGTTATTCTTAtgacatat
This window of the Drosophila biarmipes strain raj3 chromosome 3L, RU_DBia_V1.1, whole genome shotgun sequence genome carries:
- the LOC108028267 gene encoding rhythmically expressed gene 2 protein, producing the protein MRSLSRFRLITFDVTNTLLQFRTTPGKQYGEIGALFGARCDNNELAKNFKANWYKMNRDYPNFGRSTPQMEWQNWWRKLIEGTFSESGAAIPDEKLQNFSNHLIELYKTSICWQPCNGSVELLQQLRKDLKPDKCKLGVIANFDPRLPALLQNTKLDQYLDFAVNSYEVEAEKPDAQIFHKAMERAGLDNLRPEECLHIGDGPTTDYLAAKELGWHSALVHEKSYAYLVKKYGEDIDRDHVFPSLYDFHKKVSDGAVVW